The following are from one region of the Chromobacterium phragmitis genome:
- a CDS encoding EscS/YscS/HrcS family type III secretion system export apparatus protein: MNDLVFAGNKALYLVLMLSAWPIIVATVIGLLVGLFQTVTQLQEQTLPFGIKLLGVSVCLFLLSGWYGETLLAFGREVMRLALARG, encoded by the coding sequence ATGAACGATCTGGTTTTCGCCGGCAACAAGGCGCTTTACCTGGTGCTGATGCTGTCGGCCTGGCCCATCATCGTGGCCACCGTGATCGGCCTGCTGGTCGGCCTGTTCCAGACCGTCACCCAGTTGCAGGAGCAGACGCTGCCTTTCGGCATCAAGTTGCTGGGCGTCAGCGTATGCCTGTTTCTGTTGTCCGGCTGGTATGGCGAGACCTTGCTCGCCTTTGGCCGCGAAGTGATGCGGCTGGCGCTGGCCCGGGGGTAG
- a CDS encoding LexA family protein yields MSVRLPTPNAALPLALSPVRAGFPSPADDCMDASLNLQDYLVADPLATFMVRVRGDSMRDDGILDGDLLVVDKGEPPRHGDIVVAVVDGEFTVKRLRRVNGRCALLAANPDYPPIVPADGQELQVWGVVTACVRKIR; encoded by the coding sequence ATGTCCGTTCGCCTACCCACCCCAAACGCCGCGCTGCCGTTGGCCCTGTCCCCGGTCCGCGCCGGTTTCCCCTCGCCCGCCGACGACTGCATGGATGCCAGCCTCAACCTGCAGGACTATCTGGTAGCCGACCCGTTGGCCACCTTCATGGTGCGGGTTAGGGGCGACTCGATGCGCGACGACGGCATCCTGGACGGCGATCTGCTGGTGGTGGACAAGGGCGAGCCGCCCCGTCACGGCGACATCGTGGTGGCGGTGGTGGACGGCGAATTCACCGTCAAGCGGCTGCGCCGCGTGAACGGCCGCTGCGCGCTGCTGGCTGCCAACCCCGATTACCCGCCCATCGTCCCGGCCGACGGCCAGGAATTGCAAGTCTGGGGCGTGGTGACCGCTTGCGTGAGGAAAATCCGATGA
- a CDS encoding cupin domain-containing protein, translating to MKIHSMGAGFALLAGLLTAPFAHAAGGAEVRTETLLKTERSWDGELYKAYPHGQPELTLVRITIPAKTSLPWHRHPSPNAAYVVSGELTVESRDGKHRKLLRAGDTLAEMAGSQHRGVTGDKPVELLVFYAGAAGVPLSVKTE from the coding sequence ATGAAAATACATTCGATGGGCGCCGGTTTCGCCCTGTTGGCTGGCCTGCTGACCGCGCCTTTTGCTCACGCCGCGGGCGGCGCGGAAGTGCGAACCGAGACATTGCTGAAGACCGAGCGCTCCTGGGATGGCGAGCTGTATAAAGCCTACCCGCATGGACAACCGGAGCTGACGCTGGTGCGGATCACGATTCCGGCCAAGACCAGCCTGCCTTGGCATCGCCATCCATCCCCGAACGCCGCGTATGTGGTAAGCGGAGAGCTGACGGTAGAGAGCCGGGACGGCAAGCATCGCAAGCTGCTGCGCGCCGGCGACACGCTGGCGGAGATGGCCGGCAGCCAGCACCGGGGCGTGACCGGCGATAAGCCGGTTGAGCTGTTGGTATTCTATGCCGGCGCCGCCGGCGTGCCGCTCAGCGTGAAAACGGAATAA
- a CDS encoding Y-family DNA polymerase, with the protein MSLFALVDGNNFYASCERVFRPDLAGQPIVVLSNNDGCVVAASAEAKALGFKMFGPFFEIAGLCRRHGVRVFSSNYTLYGDMSRRMMAVLAQHAPGQEVYSIDECFLDLAGAPDADALAWRMREDVWRRIGIPVSVGIGASKTLAKLANHVAKRVEGWDDGVFDWRWLAPDEADALMSRLPVGKVWGVGPRLAAKLMENGIDNALGLKLADPGWLKRRFSVTLERTAAELNGISCLSLEETAQPRQQIIASRSFGEKTSDFPVLAAAISHHIARAGEKLREQRGAARLVGVSARTSPFGDDPYHGYTVVPLAQPSDDTIELTRAALSGLRAIYRRGLRYQKAGVVLMELSPRSRTQADLFSAAPDPRRERLMRAMDAINREYGHSCVKLASEALTPNWDMRQDQRSPCYSTRFDQLPLARADS; encoded by the coding sequence ATGAGCCTGTTCGCCCTGGTGGACGGCAACAATTTCTACGCCAGCTGCGAGCGGGTGTTCCGCCCCGACCTCGCCGGCCAGCCCATCGTAGTGCTCAGCAACAACGACGGCTGCGTGGTGGCGGCCAGCGCCGAGGCCAAGGCGCTGGGTTTCAAGATGTTCGGCCCCTTTTTCGAGATCGCCGGCCTGTGCCGCAGGCATGGCGTGCGGGTATTTTCCAGCAATTACACGCTGTACGGCGACATGAGCCGGCGGATGATGGCGGTACTGGCCCAGCACGCGCCCGGCCAGGAAGTGTATTCGATAGACGAGTGCTTTCTGGACCTGGCCGGCGCGCCGGACGCCGACGCGCTCGCCTGGCGGATGCGCGAGGACGTCTGGCGGCGCATCGGCATTCCGGTCAGCGTGGGCATCGGCGCCAGCAAGACGCTGGCCAAACTGGCCAACCATGTCGCCAAACGGGTGGAGGGCTGGGACGATGGCGTATTCGACTGGCGCTGGCTGGCGCCGGACGAGGCCGACGCGCTGATGTCCCGGCTGCCGGTGGGCAAGGTGTGGGGCGTGGGCCCCAGACTGGCGGCCAAACTGATGGAAAACGGCATAGACAACGCGCTGGGGCTGAAGCTGGCCGATCCCGGATGGCTGAAGCGGCGCTTCAGCGTGACGCTGGAACGCACCGCGGCGGAGCTGAACGGCATCAGTTGCCTGAGCCTGGAGGAAACGGCGCAGCCGCGCCAGCAAATCATCGCCAGCCGCTCCTTCGGCGAGAAAACCTCCGACTTCCCCGTGCTCGCCGCCGCGATCAGCCACCACATCGCCCGCGCCGGCGAAAAGCTGCGCGAACAGCGCGGCGCCGCCCGGCTGGTGGGCGTCAGCGCGCGAACCAGCCCCTTCGGCGACGATCCCTATCACGGCTACACCGTAGTGCCGCTGGCCCAGCCCAGCGACGACACCATCGAACTGACCCGCGCCGCGCTGTCCGGGCTGCGCGCCATCTACCGCCGCGGTCTGCGCTACCAGAAGGCGGGCGTGGTGCTGATGGAGCTATCTCCGCGCAGCCGGACGCAGGCCGACCTCTTTTCCGCCGCCCCCGACCCGCGCCGGGAACGGCTGATGCGCGCGATGGACGCGATCAACCGCGAATACGGCCACAGCTGCGTCAAGCTGGCGTCGGAAGCGCTGACGCCCAATTGGGACATGCGCCAGGACCAGCGCTCGCCCTGCTACTCCACCCGCTTCGACCAGCTGCCGCTGGCGCGCGCCGACAGCTGA
- the sicA gene encoding type III secretion system translocator chaperone SicA, which translates to MNANDNVSDDRFAEMVWEAVSGGATLKDVHGIPQDMMEGLYAHAYDFYHKGRLDEAETFFRFLCIYDFYNPDYIMGLAAVSQLKKQFQKAIDLYAVAFALSKSDYRPVFFTGQCQLFMRKAAKARQCFELVCEQSGDDTLRAKAQAYLDSLSQSREDESAQEPEEEQA; encoded by the coding sequence ATGAACGCTAATGACAACGTCAGCGACGACCGTTTTGCAGAGATGGTCTGGGAAGCCGTGAGCGGCGGCGCCACGTTGAAAGACGTGCACGGGATTCCGCAGGACATGATGGAAGGCCTGTACGCCCACGCTTACGATTTTTACCACAAGGGCAGACTCGACGAGGCGGAAACCTTTTTCCGTTTTCTCTGCATCTACGACTTCTACAACCCCGACTACATCATGGGTCTGGCCGCCGTCAGCCAGTTGAAGAAGCAATTCCAGAAGGCCATCGATTTATACGCGGTGGCTTTCGCGCTGAGCAAGAGCGACTACCGTCCGGTGTTCTTCACCGGCCAGTGCCAGTTGTTCATGCGCAAGGCCGCCAAGGCCAGGCAATGCTTCGAGCTGGTATGCGAGCAAAGCGGCGATGACACGCTGCGCGCCAAGGCCCAGGCGTATCTGGACAGCTTGTCGCAGTCGCGGGAGGACGAGTCCGCCCAGGAACCGGAGGAGGAACAAGCATGA
- a CDS encoding EscU/YscU/HrcU family type III secretion system export apparatus switch protein: MSSNKTEKPTRKRLQDAAKKGQSFKSRDLVVACLTLCGVAYLVSFGSLVELMGAFRQALAGGFQQDMQGYAQAVFWQGLKLLLPIFLLCVAASALPALLQSGFVLASEALKLNLDALNPVNGFKKLFSLRTVKEAVKALLYLASFVAAVALIWNKHKALLFAQLNGSVLDIAAVWRELLLSLVLTCLGCIVLILILDAIAEYFLFMKDMKMDKQEVKREMKEQEGNPEIKSRRREAHFEILSEQVKSDVENSRLIIANPTHIAIGIYFRPEIVPIPFISVMETNQRALAVRAYAEKTGVPVVRDVPLARRILASHRRYSFISLEEVDGVLRLLAWLEQVENAGRPDEEPPGPP, from the coding sequence ATGTCGTCGAACAAAACCGAAAAACCTACCCGCAAGCGCTTGCAGGACGCGGCCAAGAAGGGCCAGTCCTTCAAGAGCCGCGATCTGGTGGTGGCCTGCCTGACGCTGTGCGGCGTCGCCTATCTCGTATCTTTCGGCTCGCTGGTGGAACTGATGGGCGCGTTCCGCCAGGCGCTGGCGGGCGGCTTCCAGCAGGACATGCAAGGCTACGCCCAGGCGGTGTTCTGGCAGGGGCTGAAGCTGCTGCTGCCCATTTTCCTGCTATGCGTGGCCGCCTCGGCGCTGCCGGCGCTGCTGCAATCCGGCTTCGTGCTGGCCAGCGAGGCGCTCAAGCTGAACCTGGACGCGCTCAACCCGGTGAACGGCTTCAAGAAGCTGTTCAGCCTGCGCACGGTGAAGGAGGCGGTGAAGGCGCTGCTCTACCTGGCCAGTTTCGTGGCGGCGGTGGCGCTGATCTGGAACAAGCACAAGGCGCTGTTGTTCGCCCAGCTGAACGGCAGCGTGCTGGACATCGCCGCGGTGTGGCGCGAGCTGTTGCTGTCGCTGGTGCTGACCTGCCTGGGCTGCATCGTGCTGATCCTGATCCTGGACGCGATCGCCGAATACTTCCTGTTCATGAAGGACATGAAAATGGACAAGCAGGAAGTGAAGCGCGAGATGAAGGAGCAGGAAGGCAATCCGGAAATCAAGTCGCGCCGGCGCGAGGCGCATTTCGAGATCCTGTCCGAACAGGTGAAGTCGGACGTGGAAAACTCCAGGTTGATCATCGCCAACCCCACCCATATCGCCATCGGCATCTATTTCCGGCCCGAGATCGTGCCCATCCCCTTTATTTCCGTGATGGAAACCAACCAGCGCGCGCTGGCGGTGCGCGCCTACGCCGAGAAGACGGGGGTACCGGTGGTGCGCGACGTGCCGCTGGCGAGGCGCATTCTGGCCAGCCATCGCCGCTACTCCTTCATCAGCCTGGAAGAAGTGGACGGCGTGCTGCGGTTGCTGGCCTGGCTGGAGCAAGTGGAAAACGCCGGCCGCCCGGACGAGGAGCCGCCCGGGCCGCCATGA
- a CDS encoding EscR/YscR/HrcR family type III secretion system export apparatus protein gives MSNDISLIALLAFSTLLPFLIASGTCFVKFSIVFVMVRNALGLQQVPSNMTLNGIALMLSMFVMLPVAQQAYSYYQEEQVSFTSVEAVNRFVENGLDGYRGYLRKYSDPELVSFFEKAQSQRSERDGGEAAAPDDQPSLFALLPAYALSEIKSAFKIGFYLYLPFVVVDLVISSVLLALGMMMMSPVTISVPIKLVLFVALDGWTLLSKGLVLQYLDLAT, from the coding sequence ATGTCGAATGATATCTCGCTGATCGCGCTGCTGGCGTTTTCGACGCTGTTGCCGTTTCTGATCGCGTCCGGCACCTGCTTCGTCAAGTTCTCCATCGTGTTTGTGATGGTGCGCAACGCGCTGGGCCTGCAGCAGGTGCCGTCCAACATGACGCTCAACGGCATCGCGCTGATGCTGTCCATGTTCGTGATGCTGCCGGTGGCGCAGCAGGCTTACAGCTATTACCAGGAAGAACAGGTCAGCTTCACCAGCGTGGAGGCGGTCAACCGCTTCGTCGAGAACGGGCTGGACGGCTATCGCGGCTATCTGCGCAAGTATTCCGATCCGGAACTGGTGTCCTTCTTCGAAAAGGCGCAAAGCCAGCGCAGCGAGCGCGACGGCGGCGAGGCGGCCGCGCCCGACGACCAGCCCTCCCTCTTCGCCCTGCTGCCGGCCTACGCGCTCAGCGAGATCAAGAGCGCGTTCAAGATCGGTTTCTATCTCTACCTGCCTTTCGTGGTGGTGGACCTGGTCATCTCCAGCGTGCTGCTGGCGCTGGGCATGATGATGATGAGCCCGGTGACGATATCGGTGCCGATCAAACTGGTGCTGTTCGTGGCGCTGGACGGCTGGACCTTGCTGTCCAAGGGGCTGGTGCTGCAGTACCTGGATTTGGCGACGTAG
- a CDS encoding YscQ/HrcQ family type III secretion apparatus protein → MKLELRRLDEAAQALGRCAEAWAGQGARIDYPPAHGCWLAVSGMDGDWNGWLQPRAWLQSALPELAALASAAGVDARVPELISASAAPLAWPVAGLPRGRVVAGERREGVPQRPMLRLDTPQGEVWLERAPQLAQAGRDRVPDALPMPLSFSLGDSLVSLALLRRARAGDVLLIARPAQTVSCRGRAIGTYQWMEQGIKMEWRNDMAAAEESKPLDGFGQLPVRLEFVLQTSEVSLDELRALCQSNVLPLGADAERRVELRANGALLGRGELVQLDGRLGVEIAQWLGGTGDVE, encoded by the coding sequence TTGAAGTTGGAATTGAGGCGGCTGGACGAGGCGGCGCAGGCGTTGGGGCGCTGCGCCGAGGCATGGGCGGGGCAGGGCGCGCGCATCGATTACCCGCCGGCCCACGGTTGTTGGCTGGCGGTCTCCGGCATGGATGGCGATTGGAACGGCTGGCTGCAGCCGCGCGCTTGGCTGCAAAGCGCGTTGCCCGAACTGGCGGCGCTGGCCAGCGCCGCGGGCGTGGATGCCCGCGTACCGGAATTGATCTCCGCCAGCGCCGCGCCGCTGGCTTGGCCAGTGGCGGGCTTGCCGCGTGGGAGGGTCGTGGCTGGAGAGCGTCGCGAGGGCGTGCCGCAACGGCCGATGCTGCGGCTGGACACGCCGCAGGGCGAGGTATGGCTGGAACGGGCGCCCCAATTGGCGCAGGCGGGGCGGGACCGAGTGCCGGATGCCTTGCCGATGCCCTTGAGTTTCAGCCTGGGCGACAGCCTGGTCAGCCTGGCCCTGCTGCGGCGGGCGAGGGCGGGGGACGTATTGCTGATCGCGAGGCCGGCGCAGACGGTGAGCTGCCGCGGCCGGGCGATTGGGACTTATCAATGGATGGAGCAAGGAATCAAGATGGAGTGGCGTAACGATATGGCTGCGGCCGAGGAAAGCAAGCCGCTGGACGGTTTCGGCCAATTGCCGGTGCGGCTGGAGTTCGTGCTGCAAACGAGCGAGGTCAGCCTGGACGAGTTGCGCGCGCTGTGCCAGAGCAATGTGCTGCCCTTGGGCGCCGACGCCGAGCGCCGCGTGGAGCTGCGCGCCAACGGCGCGCTGCTGGGGCGCGGCGAGCTGGTGCAGCTGGACGGGCGGCTGGGGGTGGAGATTGCGCAGTGGCTGGGCGGGACGGGCGATGTCGAATGA
- a CDS encoding acyl carrier protein: MMDAVEKQIFPVEARVLAVMAATLGADVESMRPQASLVDELYADSLELLDMVMALNDAFGIEIGADDIAGIRTVGDVCSAVRQRLAA, translated from the coding sequence ATGATGGATGCCGTGGAAAAACAGATCTTCCCGGTCGAGGCCCGCGTGCTGGCCGTGATGGCGGCGACGCTGGGCGCCGATGTGGAGAGCATGCGCCCGCAGGCCAGCCTGGTGGACGAACTGTACGCCGACTCGCTGGAACTGCTGGACATGGTGATGGCGCTGAACGACGCGTTCGGCATCGAGATCGGCGCCGACGACATCGCCGGCATCCGCACGGTGGGCGATGTTTGCTCGGCGGTCCGGCAGCGGCTGGCCGCCTGA
- the sctE gene encoding type III secretion system translocon subunit SctE, giving the protein MSGSTVIGHSPYLSNPELAKAMFEGTRVGEKFVDTAQKTAQALFNTRVADDAGSPRAKRGADLNTPALTPPKKEVDSGSKLTELLGRLMTLLGEVSLSQLESRLATWSALMASQQKQGDELSQAFSSAVDEAKLAGDILQAAVGDFDSATKAANDAQRAAAEAKAKLDAMKPGEPGYEAAKLASDQAALAAQQALGKAKLAGEAAEKARAASVEKNKAADELATKVQGASVNTETAREAGKAHLSNIATLTYLMAQFSKLVGENSEKSLQNDLELFQAMQESRQKEMDKKSSEYQEEVRKSEELNRVMGCVGKILGALLTVVSVVAAAFTGGASLALAAVGVALMVADQVGKAITGVSFMEEAMKPLMEKVIQPLMELISKGLTKALEAFGMDKAKAEKVGAIMGAIVSAIAMIVVVVVVAVVGKGAAAKLGNALARVIGDAIKKLMPKVLQQLADGVGKSIGKTFVQGMQRLGLRTDELSRQMTANTLNKVALGIGAVNTGAQVGGNVSQGVFMKNASDAIAEFTLARAFSEQIEQWLKQAVEAFGSTQKITQQLTSAMSDAMQQNAEASRFVLRHSQA; this is encoded by the coding sequence ATGAGCGGTAGCACGGTTATCGGTCATAGCCCCTATCTCAGCAACCCCGAGCTGGCCAAGGCCATGTTCGAAGGCACGCGGGTCGGCGAGAAGTTTGTCGACACCGCGCAGAAGACGGCGCAGGCGTTGTTCAACACCCGCGTCGCCGACGACGCCGGCTCGCCCCGCGCCAAGCGCGGCGCCGATCTCAACACCCCGGCGCTGACGCCGCCCAAGAAGGAAGTGGACAGCGGCTCCAAGCTGACTGAGCTGCTGGGCCGGCTGATGACGCTGCTGGGCGAGGTCTCGCTGTCGCAGCTGGAAAGCCGGCTGGCTACCTGGAGCGCGCTGATGGCGTCGCAACAGAAGCAGGGCGACGAACTGTCGCAAGCCTTTTCCAGCGCGGTGGACGAAGCCAAGCTGGCCGGCGACATCCTGCAAGCCGCGGTCGGCGATTTCGACAGCGCCACCAAGGCGGCCAACGACGCGCAGCGCGCGGCGGCGGAAGCCAAGGCCAAGCTGGACGCGATGAAGCCGGGCGAGCCCGGCTACGAAGCGGCCAAACTGGCCAGCGACCAGGCCGCGCTGGCGGCGCAGCAGGCGCTGGGCAAGGCCAAGCTGGCTGGCGAGGCGGCGGAAAAGGCGCGCGCGGCGTCGGTGGAAAAAAACAAGGCGGCGGACGAGCTGGCGACCAAGGTCCAGGGCGCCAGCGTCAACACTGAAACCGCCCGCGAGGCCGGCAAGGCGCATTTGAGCAATATCGCCACGCTGACCTACCTGATGGCGCAATTCTCCAAGCTGGTGGGAGAAAACAGCGAGAAATCGCTGCAGAACGACCTGGAGCTGTTCCAGGCGATGCAGGAAAGCCGTCAGAAGGAAATGGACAAAAAGTCCTCCGAGTACCAGGAAGAGGTGCGCAAGTCGGAGGAGCTCAACCGCGTGATGGGTTGCGTGGGCAAGATTCTTGGCGCGTTGCTGACCGTGGTCAGCGTCGTTGCCGCGGCCTTCACCGGCGGCGCCAGCTTGGCGCTGGCCGCGGTGGGCGTCGCGCTGATGGTGGCTGACCAGGTCGGCAAAGCCATCACCGGGGTCTCCTTCATGGAAGAGGCGATGAAGCCGCTGATGGAGAAGGTGATCCAGCCCTTGATGGAGCTGATTTCCAAGGGGTTGACCAAGGCGCTGGAAGCCTTCGGCATGGACAAGGCGAAAGCGGAGAAGGTCGGGGCCATCATGGGCGCCATCGTTTCCGCCATCGCCATGATCGTGGTCGTGGTGGTGGTGGCCGTGGTGGGCAAGGGGGCGGCGGCCAAGCTGGGCAACGCGCTGGCTCGGGTGATAGGCGACGCGATCAAGAAGCTGATGCCCAAAGTGCTGCAACAGCTGGCCGACGGCGTGGGCAAGAGCATCGGCAAGACCTTTGTCCAGGGCATGCAGCGCTTGGGCCTGCGCACCGACGAGCTGTCGCGGCAGATGACGGCCAATACCTTGAACAAGGTGGCGCTCGGCATCGGCGCGGTCAACACCGGCGCACAAGTGGGCGGCAACGTGAGCCAGGGCGTGTTCATGAAGAACGCCAGCGACGCGATCGCCGAGTTCACGCTGGCGCGCGCGTTTTCCGAACAGATCGAGCAATGGCTGAAGCAGGCAGTCGAAGCCTTCGGCAGCACCCAGAAAATCACCCAGCAGCTGACGTCGGCGATGTCCGACGCGATGCAGCAGAACGCCGAGGCCAGCCGTTTCGTGCTGCGCCATAGCCAAGCCTGA
- a CDS encoding IpaC/SipC family type III secretion system effector yields MNMTVHSRAPGAFPSLNGGAASESSAGAGKARAGEGAVSIASLLSALKAGGETGRSLASALAGKPDLAAPKAGLQPQDVGVLRAWLSDKLNDAQFTGGLEQTIDKMESILNEELAKLGDANPDAGFDISGLSTRMAALLAQAIVLMSALRTNDSALSGKLSIVSIQSAEATAASIVREGMNHLLSSVSQSMVQVAVSAASMAKQGKGLSQEKMALKGHAERMRPLNNEASFMEKNKGQLSHSMKSAIQAEENRFKLDMNGVQSKQMSGKAMGEIGGSLAGISGGAGKYAASLEQSQQQVSQASGRVASNAADEARDRSRKADGIIQDLLRALDSITQSKSGAISTIAGNLRA; encoded by the coding sequence ATGAACATGACGGTACATAGCCGCGCGCCCGGCGCTTTCCCTTCTCTGAACGGCGGAGCGGCGAGCGAATCCTCCGCCGGCGCAGGCAAGGCGCGAGCCGGCGAGGGCGCCGTCTCCATCGCCTCGCTGTTGTCGGCCCTGAAGGCCGGCGGCGAAACCGGCCGCAGCCTGGCCTCCGCGCTGGCGGGCAAACCGGACCTGGCCGCGCCCAAGGCCGGCCTGCAGCCGCAGGACGTGGGCGTGCTGCGCGCCTGGCTCAGCGACAAGCTGAACGACGCGCAGTTCACCGGCGGCCTGGAGCAGACCATCGACAAGATGGAAAGTATCCTGAATGAGGAGTTGGCCAAGCTGGGGGACGCTAATCCGGACGCCGGCTTCGACATCAGCGGCCTGTCCACCCGGATGGCGGCGCTGCTGGCCCAGGCCATTGTGCTGATGTCGGCGCTGCGCACCAACGACAGCGCGCTGAGCGGCAAGCTGTCCATCGTTAGCATCCAGTCGGCCGAGGCCACGGCGGCCTCCATCGTCCGCGAAGGCATGAACCACCTGCTGAGCAGCGTTTCGCAAAGCATGGTCCAAGTGGCGGTTTCCGCCGCCAGCATGGCCAAGCAGGGCAAGGGCCTGTCTCAAGAAAAGATGGCGCTGAAGGGGCACGCGGAGCGGATGCGCCCGCTCAACAACGAGGCCAGCTTCATGGAGAAGAACAAAGGCCAGCTCAGCCACAGCATGAAGAGCGCGATCCAGGCCGAGGAAAACCGCTTCAAGCTGGATATGAACGGCGTGCAGTCCAAGCAGATGTCAGGCAAAGCAATGGGCGAGATCGGCGGCTCCTTGGCCGGCATTTCCGGCGGCGCCGGCAAGTACGCGGCCTCGCTGGAGCAGTCCCAGCAACAGGTCAGCCAGGCATCGGGCCGGGTGGCGTCCAACGCCGCCGACGAGGCGCGCGACCGCAGCCGCAAGGCCGACGGCATCATCCAGGATCTGCTGCGCGCGCTGGACAGCATCACGCAGTCCAAGAGCGGAGCCATCAGCACCATCGCGGGCAATCTGCGCGCCTGA
- the sctT gene encoding type III secretion system export apparatus subunit SctT: MQFGFFFEIHGWVAAAAMGFARVAPVFFILPFLNNNVLTGMVRTSVAMLVALGLWPHPPLAMAPMQAWPLLALLLREAGVGLLLGCLLAWPFWVFHAMGSIIDNQRGATLSSSIDPANGVDTSEMANLLNLFAAAVYLQGGGMRLMLDVMRQSYQLLDPLGAGLPPLAPVLSLLTQVIAKAIVLASPVMAALLLSEAVLGLLSRFAPQMNAFAVSLTVKSAVALLIMLLYFAPVLPDAVAGLSFRPASLGQWLVR; the protein is encoded by the coding sequence GTGCAGTTCGGATTTTTCTTCGAGATCCACGGCTGGGTGGCCGCCGCCGCCATGGGCTTCGCCCGCGTGGCGCCGGTGTTCTTCATCCTGCCTTTCCTGAACAACAACGTGCTGACCGGCATGGTGCGCACGTCGGTGGCGATGCTGGTGGCGCTGGGGCTGTGGCCGCATCCCCCTTTGGCGATGGCCCCGATGCAGGCCTGGCCGCTGTTGGCGCTGTTGCTGCGCGAGGCCGGCGTGGGCCTGCTGTTGGGCTGCCTGCTGGCGTGGCCGTTCTGGGTGTTCCACGCGATGGGCAGCATCATAGACAACCAGCGCGGCGCCACGCTCAGCAGCAGCATCGACCCTGCCAACGGGGTGGACACCTCGGAAATGGCCAATCTGCTCAATCTGTTCGCCGCCGCGGTGTATCTGCAGGGCGGCGGCATGCGGCTGATGCTGGACGTGATGCGCCAGAGCTACCAATTGCTGGACCCGTTGGGCGCCGGCTTGCCGCCGTTGGCGCCGGTGCTGTCGCTGCTGACCCAGGTGATTGCCAAGGCCATCGTGTTGGCCAGTCCGGTGATGGCGGCGCTGCTGTTGTCCGAGGCGGTATTGGGCCTGCTGTCGCGCTTCGCGCCGCAAATGAACGCGTTCGCGGTGTCGCTGACGGTGAAGAGCGCGGTGGCGCTGTTGATCATGTTGCTGTATTTCGCGCCGGTGTTGCCGGACGCGGTGGCGGGGCTGTCGTTCCGGCCGGCGTCGCTGGGACAGTGGCTGGTGCGCTGA
- the sctA gene encoding type III secretion system needle tip protein SctA, translated as MIDTLNRFSPGFTALSQDIAALKSGAPTLDKADEASRQAASLRDGLDSLLQAGDATPELKPARDAAVKLADALTAMRDGIAKGMLPTADDFARLELDLHLLQGHLGTEQGQKLLTIPDSELWQKIADGINGINNNYLKVYEELVGKYTAFYQAFSDRVLAELGSWISSNDKGDKITLNVSSLKDALEKLKTEFGLGANGAYNEKAVLFPRSGTTTQREAEQWAKELGLPTSPADKSCVQESPKGSGQFVVVLDISPIDNMIKALNDLPNGGKDLDNAKFQSWKAGFDSQEEKMKNTLQTLTQKYSNANSLFDNLVKVLSGTISSCLETAKAFLHI; from the coding sequence ATGATAGATACGCTGAATCGTTTTTCACCCGGTTTCACCGCGTTGAGCCAGGACATCGCGGCGCTGAAGTCCGGCGCGCCGACCCTCGACAAGGCGGACGAGGCGAGCCGGCAAGCCGCGTCGCTGCGCGATGGGTTGGACAGCCTTTTGCAGGCGGGCGACGCGACGCCGGAACTGAAGCCGGCCCGCGACGCCGCTGTCAAATTGGCGGACGCCTTGACGGCGATGCGCGACGGCATCGCCAAAGGGATGCTGCCTACCGCGGACGACTTTGCCCGCCTGGAATTGGACCTGCATCTGTTGCAAGGCCATCTCGGCACCGAGCAGGGGCAAAAACTGTTGACGATTCCCGACTCGGAGCTGTGGCAGAAGATCGCCGACGGGATAAACGGCATCAACAACAACTATCTGAAGGTCTACGAGGAGCTGGTAGGCAAGTACACGGCGTTCTACCAGGCGTTTAGCGACAGGGTGCTGGCCGAGCTGGGTTCGTGGATCTCGTCCAATGACAAGGGAGACAAAATTACGCTCAATGTCTCGTCATTGAAAGACGCCTTAGAAAAACTGAAAACCGAGTTCGGTCTGGGCGCGAACGGCGCCTATAACGAAAAGGCGGTACTGTTCCCCCGCAGCGGCACCACCACCCAGCGCGAGGCAGAACAGTGGGCCAAGGAGCTGGGCCTGCCCACCTCGCCGGCGGATAAAAGCTGCGTTCAGGAGTCGCCGAAAGGCAGCGGCCAATTCGTGGTGGTGCTGGACATCAGCCCCATCGACAACATGATCAAGGCGCTGAATGATTTGCCGAACGGCGGCAAGGACCTGGACAACGCCAAGTTCCAGTCCTGGAAGGCCGGCTTCGACTCGCAAGAGGAGAAGATGAAAAACACGCTGCAGACGCTGACCCAGAAGTACAGCAACGCCAACTCCCTGTTCGACAACCTGGTCAAGGTGCTCAGCGGCACCATCAGCAGCTGCTTGGAAACCGCCAAGGCTTTCCTGCATATCTGA